One part of the Malus sylvestris chromosome 2, drMalSylv7.2, whole genome shotgun sequence genome encodes these proteins:
- the LOC126604239 gene encoding 26S proteasome non-ATPase regulatory subunit 4 homolog produces MVLEATMICIDNSEWMRNGDYAPSRFQAQADAVNLICGAKTHSNPENTVGVLTMAGKGVRVLVTPTSDLGKILACMHGLEIGGEMNLAAGIQVAQLALKHRQNKKQQQRIIVFAGSPVKHEKKLLEMIGRKLKKNSVALDIVNFGEEDEDKSEKLEALLASVNNNDTSHIVHVPAGPSALSDVLISTPIFTGDGEGGSGFAAAAAAAAAGGVSGFDFGVDPNLDPELALALRVSMEEERARQEAAAKKAAEDDGKHEKGGEGQSSSQDATMTERASVGTSEAENKSSDFMDDENALLQQALAMSMDEPASSHDIRDTDMSEATDPELALALQLSVQEGEKDSDSEKDMSKLLADQSFVSSILASLPGVDPNDPSVKDLLASMQNPSEPDQKNEDKPPKEEEK; encoded by the exons ATGGTGCTCGAG GCGACAATGATCTGCATTGATAATTCGGAATGGATGCGGAACGGCGATTATGCTCCGTCGAGGTTTCAAGCTCAGGCCGATGCTGTCAATCTGATCTGCGGAGCTAAAACCCAT TCTAATCCGGAGAATACAGTAGGAGTTCTCACCATGGCAGGAAAAGGTGTTCGTGTTTTGGTCACTCCAACCAGTGATCTTGGCAAGATTCTGGCATGCATGCATG GTTTAGAAATTGGTGGTGAGATGAACCTGGCTGCTGGCATTCAGGTGGCTCAATTGGCTCTCAAGCATCGCCAAAATAAGAAACAGCAACAGAGGATTATTGTGTTTGCTGGAAG TCCTGTTAAACATGAGAAAAAGCTTTTAGAGATGATTGGAAGGAAGTTAAAGAAGAACAGTGTAGCCCTCGATATCGTCaattttggtgaagaagatgaagataagTCAGAGAAGCTAGAAGCACTACTTGCTTCTGTGAACAATAATGACACCAGTCACATTGTTCATGTACCAGCAGGTCCAAGTGCTCTTTCTGATGTACTTATAAG CACACCCATCTTCACTGGGGATGGGGAAGGTGGGAGTGGTTTTGCAGCGGcagcagctgctgctgctgcaggtGGTGTCTCTGGTTTTGATTTCGGCGTGGATCCAAACCTGGATCCTGAGCTTGCCCTTGCTCTTAGAGTTTCAATGGAAGAGGAGAGGGCCAGACAAGAAGCAGCTGCTAAAAAAGCAGCTGAGGATGATGGCAAACATGAAAAAGGAGGGGAGGGGCAATCCAGCTCACAAGATGCAACGATGACGGAGCGTGCCAGTGTTGGGACTTCTGAAGCTGAGAATAAGAGTAGTGATTTCATG GATGATGAGAATGCTCTGCTACAACAGGCCCTTGCAATGTCGATGGATGAACCTGCTTCCAGCCATGATATTCGAGATACGGATATGTCTGAGGCAACTGACCCAGAGTTGGCTCTAG CTCTTCAATTGTCTGTTCAGGAAGGTGAAAAAGATTCTGATAGCGAGAAAGATATGAGTAAATTATTAGCCGACCAGTCTTTCGTGTCTTCCATCCTTGCCTCG CTTCCAGGGGTTGACCCAAATGATCCTTCAGTTAAAGATTTGCTTGCTTCCATGCAAAACCCGTCAGAG CCTGATCAGAAGAACGAAGACAAACCACCAAAAGAGGAGGAGAAATGA
- the LOC126604288 gene encoding auxin-induced in root cultures protein 12-like — protein MVNFLGFIAFILIFSVSSVHSNCPSQIFPNTSYYECDDLPTLNSRLYWLFDPSISSLSIAFTAPPAEPEGWIAWGINPISTGMLGAQVLVAFRQPIGSITVKTFHLTSYTILVEAPIDFEVRQMSAEASTGLGFITIFVTIRMPENIQTLNLVWQVGAAVSDGVPLIHELNTNNLHSRKPLTIRARGQKSPEKKITGLVVNIVIGIGISLFVALVGHFCSRMCCKKEQIGHTDITKAATSAAASAATSAATTAATSAATAGCG, from the exons ATGGTGAACTTTCTAGGGTTTATAGCTTTTATCTTAATATTCTCAGTATCATCAGTCCACTCCAACTGCCCAAGCCAGATTTTCCCAAATACAAGTTACTACGAATGTGACGACCTCCCTACACTCAACTCTCGCCTCTACTGGTTGTTCGACCCGTCTATCTCCTCCTTGTCGATCGCCTTCACTGCTCCGCCTGCCGAACCAGAGGGCTGGATTGCATGGGGGATAAACCCAATCAGCACGGGCATGCTCGGGGCACAAGTTTTGGTTGCCTTTAGACAACCCATCGGCAGCATAACGGTGAAGACATTCCATTTAACTTCGTATACCATCCTAGTAGAGGCTCCAATTGATTTTGAGGTACGGCAGATGAGTGCCGAGGCGTCCACGGGGTTGGGATTCATCACCATATTTGTTACGATAAGGATGCCAGAAAATATTCAAACTTTGAACCTG GTATGGCAAGTAGGCGCAGCTGTATCGGATGGAGTTCCTCTTATCCACGAGCTCAACACAAACAATCTGCACTCCAGAAAACCTCTAACTATAAGAGCACGGGGCCAGAAGTCaccggaaaaaaaaattactggcCTGGTTGTTAACATCGTGATTGGAATCGGCATCTCACTATTTGTTGCACTGGTTGGCCATTTCTGTAGTAGGATGTGTTGTAAGAAAGAGCAAATAGGACACACAGATATCACCAAAGCCGCAACATCAGCCGCAGCCTCAGCAGCAACCTCTGCCGCAACCACAGCAGCAACCTCAGCTGCAACCGCAGGTTGTGGATGA
- the LOC126604230 gene encoding aspartic proteinase nepenthesin-1-like, which yields MSLMRKMSHNILLFSLGLVAFLMFATSMGGKAQGFSIKMFTTLSPNLTLLEKHQKLIQVSKSRAHRFQPITNPNSSSPVLVPNTIRSYVRHAFSDFFYTVITIGTPPQVANLAIDTGSAFTWVQSAECRKCIVTPLPGFDLRKSSSSRVLPYNHPLCVPPFLSPRGRGCSYLLEYADRTTTEGLVGFEKFTFLSEKGQQDVPLAFGLGLVNNIIFSVRDDDHPNPIIGIMGLGRDHPTSILRQLTLLRFSYCLAPQFEATPSLLHFGDDAKIIGATNVRSTPILGGPDDHYYVRLNGISLNGQLLPIDPNLFKLGGGGVVVDTGAPYSLIVDEAFQILRQAVVDYFYNMYQWQPIPKTARDDFDLCYDFHTVFTAPSVMLHFEGGDMEVHKPSLFTVVEKKSELCMTILSLGTSENLPSIVGAVQQVNYKFLFDVGARMLHFAEEDC from the coding sequence ATGAGCCTCATGAGAAAAATGTCTCATAACATTCTACTTTTCTCTCTTGGTCTAGTAGCCTTCCTCATGTTTGCAACAAGCATGGGAGGCAAGGCACAAGGTTTCAGCATCAAGATGTTCACCACCCTTTCACCAAACCTCACCCTACTtgaaaaacaccaaaaactAATCCAAGTCTCGAAATCTCGAGCCCATCGATTTCAACCGATCACGAACCCTAATTCATCATCACCAGTACTGGTCCCAAACACCATAAGGTCTTACGTTAGACATGCATTCAGTGACTTCTTTTACACAGTGATCACCATCGGCACACCTCCACAGGTAGCCAACCTGGCAATCGACACCGGTAGTGCTTTTACCTGGGTTCAGTCTGCAGAATGCAGAAAGTGTATCGTCACGCCATTGCCAGGCTTCGACCTCAGGAAATCATCCTCGTCAAGAGTCCTGCCTTATAATCACCCGCTTTGTGTTCCTCCATTCCTCAGCCCTCGCGGCCGTGGCTGTTCCTATCTTTTAGAGTATGCTGACCGTACTACCACTGAGGGTTTGGTCGGATTTGAGAAATTTACATTCTTATCCGAGAAAGGGCAACAAGATGTCCCATTGGCGTTTGGGTTAGGACTGGTGAACAATATAATCTTCAGCGTCCGTGACGACGATCATCCGAATCCGATAATCGGGATTATGGGGTTAGGGAGGGATCATCCCACAAGTATTCTAAGACAACTCACCCTTCTAAGATTTTCCTATTGCCTAGCGCCACAATTTGAGGCCACCCCATCATTGTTACATTTTGGTGACGATGCAAAAATTATAGGTGCCACAAATGTACGTAGCACACCAATTTTGGGCGGTCCAGACGACCATTATTACGTGAGATTAAATGGTATAAGCCTCAACGGACAACTTCTCCCCATCGATCCGAACTTATTCAAGCTAGGGGGAGGAGGGGTGGTTGTTGATACGGGGGCTCCGTACAGTCTTATCGTCGACGAAGCGTTCCAGATCTTGAGGCAGGCTGTGGTGGACTACTTTTACAACATGTACCAATGGCAACCAATTCCGAAAACTGCGAGAGACGACTTTGACCTTTGCTACGACTTCCATACAGTATTCACTGCACCGTCAGTGATGCTTCACTTCGAGGGCGGCGATATGGAGGTGCATAAGCCGTCACTCTTCACAGTCGTTGAAAAAAAGAGTGAGTTATGCATGACGATATTGTCACTGGGTACTAGTGAAAACTTGCCAAGCATCGTGGGCGCGGTTCAGCAGGTTAATTATAAGTTTTTGTTTGACGTTGGTGCAAGGATGTTGCACTTTGCTGAAGAAGATTGTTGA